In Populus trichocarpa isolate Nisqually-1 chromosome 16, P.trichocarpa_v4.1, whole genome shotgun sequence, a genomic segment contains:
- the LOC7466949 gene encoding phosphatidylinositol:ceramide inositolphosphotransferase 1 has translation MTVYIGREASKLWKRICAETTTEINLLADSWKYILTGLIFQYIHGLAARGVHYLHRPGPTLQDVGFFLLPEFGQDKSYISETVFTFVFLSFIVWTFHPFIFKSKKIYTVLIWCRVLAFLVASQFLRIITFYSTQLPGPNYHCREGSKLARLPHPESVFEVLLINFPRGMTHGCGDLIFSSHMIFTLVFVLTYQKYGTKRCIKQLGWLIAVVQSFLIIASRKHYTVDVTVAWYTVNLVVFFLDKKLPELPDRTGGASFLLPLSTKDKDSKPKEENHKLLNGNSVDPADWRQRTQVNGKILDDANLVHADATAMNGA, from the exons ATGACTGTTTACATTGGTCGCGAGGCTTCCaag TTATGGAAGAGGATTTGTGCAGAGACGACAACAGAGATCAATTTACTTGCAGATAGTTGGAAATACATTCTTACCGGTTTAATTTTTCAG TACATACATGGCTTAGCTGCCCGAGGAGTTCATTATCTACACCGCCCAGGGCCAACGTTGCAGGATGTTGGGTTCTTTCTTCTTCCG GAGTTTGGGCAAGATAAATCCTACATTAGTGAGACGGTGTTCACCTTCGTCTTTCTATCCTTTATCGTG TGGACTTTCCATCCTTTCATCTTCAAGAGCAAAAAGATCTACACAGTTTTGATTTGGTGCAGGGTTCTAGCATTTCTAGTT GCTTCTCAATTTCTGCGGATCATCACGTTCTATTCCACCCAGCTTCCAGGTCCAAATTATCATTGTCGTGAG GGATCAAAACTTGCCAGGTTGCCACATCCAGAGAGTGTATTTGAAGTACTCTTAATTAATT TTCCTCGGGGCATGACACATGGTTGtggtgatttgattttttcatcgCACATGATATTTACTCTAGTCTTTGTCCTCACATATCAGAAGTATGGCACAAAAAG GTGTATAAAGCAGTTAGGTTGGCTGATTGCTGTAGTTCAGAGCTTTTTAATTATAGCATCACGCAAGCATTATACTGTTGATGTTACTGTAGCGTG GTATACTGTTAATTTAGTGGTATTCTTCCTGGACAAGAAATTACCAG AACTACCTGATCGGACTGGTGGTGCTTCTTTCTTGTTGCCATTGAGTACCAAAGACAAGGATAGCAAGCCTAAAGAAGAGAACCACAAGCTCTTGAATGGGAACTCAGTGGACCCTGCAGATTGG AGGCAGAGAACCCAAGTCAATGGCAAGATTCTGGATGATGCCAATTTAGTCCATGCTGATGCTACTGCAATGAATGGTGCATAG
- the LOC7486542 gene encoding serine/threonine-protein kinase BSK6, with protein MGARCSKFSFCWFHSHLKPSVLESSDLENGGKSDRNAFPSFTEFSFEQLRAATSGFSSDNIVSEHGEKAPNVVYKGKLDNDRWIAVKRFNRLAWPDSRQFLEEARTVGSLRSERLANLIGCCCEAEERLLVAEFMPHETLAKHLFHRESQPMKWAMRLRVALYLAQALEYCGSKGRALYHDLNAYRILFDKDGNPRLSCFGLMKNSRDGKSYSTNLAFTPPEYLRTGRVTPESVVYSFGTLLLDLLSGKHIPPSHALDLIRGKNFLMLMDSALEGHFSKDDGTELVRLASRCLQYEARERPNAKSLVTALMSLQKETEVPSYVLMGIREETASSTLPLSLTPFGEACLRMDLTAIHEILEKIGYKDDEGIANELSFQMWTNQMQETLNSKKHGDAAFRAKDFATAIDCYTQFIDGGTMVSPTVYARRCLSYLMSDMPQEALGDAMQAQVVSPDWSTASYLQAACLFSLGMETDAQETLKDGTHLEAKRNKN; from the exons ATGGGAGCCCGCTGCTCCAAATTCTCTTTCTGCTGGTTCCACTCTCACCTTAAACCTTCAGTCCTCGAATCCTCCGATCTCG AAAATGGGGGCAAAAGTGACAGAAACGCCTTTCCCAGTTTCACCGAGTTCAGTTTCGAACAACTGCGAGCAGCCACGTCTGGGTTCTCTTCGGACAACATAGTATCGGAACACGGTGAGAAAGCTCCCAACGTTGTTTACAAAGGGAAACTAGAcaatgaccgttggatcgccgtTAAACGATTTAATCGTCTCGCCTGGCCTGATTCTCGCCAATTCCTC GAGGAAGCGAGAACGGTGGGGAGCTTGAGGAGTGAGAGATTGGCGAATCTGATTGGATGTTGCTGTGAAGCGGAGGAGAGATTGCTTGTTGCTGAGTTTATGCCCCATGAAACTCTTGCTAAGCATCTTTTCCACC GGGAGAGCCAGCCCATGAAATGGGCAATGAGGTTGAGGGTAGCTCTGTACTTGGCACAAGCTCTGGAATACTGTGGCAGCAAAGGAAGGGCGTTGTATCATGATCTCAATGCCTACAGGATCTTATTTGATAAG GATGGTAATCCCAGGCTATCTTGCTTCGGCCTCATGAAGAATAGCCGAGATGGAAAAAGTTACAGTACAAATTTGGCTTTCACCCCTCCAGAGTACTTGAGAACTG GTAGAGTTACACCAGAAAGTGTAGTTTACAGCTTTGGAACCTTGTTGTTGGACCTTCTGAGCGGCAAACATATTCCCCCAAGTCAT GCACTTGACCTGATTCGTGGCAAAAATTTCCTGATGTTGATGGATTCTGCTCTAGAAGGCCATTTTTCAAAAGATGATGGAACAGAGTTGGTTAGATTAGCTTCCCGTTGTTTGCAGTATGAAGCTCGTGAAAGGCCAAATGCTAAATCTCTTGTCACTGCACTTATGTCACTTCAAAAGGAAACAGAG GTCCCATCTTATGTTTTGATGGGTATCCGAGAAGAAACTGCATCATCAACTCTGCCATTGTCATTGACTCCTTTTGGCGAGGCATGCTTGAGAATGGATCTCACTGCTATACATGAAATACTGGAAAAGATTGGATACAAGGATGATGAGGGGATTGCTAATGAG cTTTCTTTTCAAATGTGGACCAATCAAATGCAAGAGACCTTGAATTCTAAGAAGCATGGAGATGCTGCTTTTCGAGCTAAGGATTTTGCGACTGCCATTGATTGCTATACACAA TTCATTGATGGCGGAACCATGGTGTCACCCACTGTGTACGCGAGGCGCTGCTTATCTTACTTGATGAGTGACATGCCGCAAGAAGCTCTAGGGGATGCTATGCAGGCCCAAGTGGTGTCTCCTGATTGGTCCACTGCCTCGTACCTTCAAGCAGCTTGCCTCTTTAGCCTTGGAATGGAGACTGACGCGCAAGAAACACTCAAAGATGGCACACACTTGGAagccaaaagaaacaaaaactga
- the LOC7487432 gene encoding uncharacterized protein LOC7487432: MSVHEMSHIDLEKGTHRRSVAGSDASCFSDAEDGSCYSQFYSTTGGSYDNYSFACVSDPEGINSVVLDSRRVSSVSDCSVEVGIVNGVPEIKVHLSKVERDCRICHLGLESNSHESGVPIELGCSCKDDLAAAHKQCAEAWFKIKGNKTCEICHSIARNVVLASDIESIEHSNETNNVMVNTAAAAASTSIPTTETRSFWQGHRFLNFLLACVVFAFILSWLFHFNVPSSS, from the exons ATGTCAGTTCATGAAATGTCCCACATCGATTTAGAGAAAGGAACACACCGCCGCTCCGTTGCTGGAAGTGATGCCAGTTGTTTTTCTGATGCAGAAGATGGGTCTTGCTACTCCCAGTTCTATTCAACCACTGGTGGGTCTTATGATAATTACAGTTTCGCTTGTGTCTCTGATCCTGAGGGTATAAACAGTGTGGTTTTGGATTCTAGGAGGGTGTCTTCAGTGTCTGATTGTTCAGTGGAGGTGGGGATTGTAAATGGGGTGCCTGAAATAAAGGTGCATTTGAGTAAAGTGGAGAGAGATTGTAGGATTTGCCATCTGGGTTTAGAGAGTAATAGCCATGAATCAGGAGTTCCTATTGAATTGGGTTGTTCTTGCAAGGATGATTTGGCTGCTGCTCATAAACAGTGTGCAGAGGCTTGGTTCAAGATTAAGGGAAACAA GACCTGTGAGATTTGTCATTCTATTGCACGCAATGTTGTTTTAGCAAGTGACATCGAGTCAATTGAGCATTCAAATGAGACAAACAATGTCATGGTAAATACCGCGGCGGCAGCAGCCTCAACATCAATTCCTACCACAGAAACTCGAAGCTTTTGGCAAGGCCACCGCTTCCTGAATTTCTTGCTTGCTTGTGTGGTATTTGCATTTATATTATCTTGGCTCTTTCACTTCAATGTGCCATCCTCCTCGTAA